In Hymenobacter sublimis, a single genomic region encodes these proteins:
- a CDS encoding FAD binding domain-containing protein produces MNPFTYTSPTAVEDAVRDNAGHPGASYIGGGTNILDLMKENVARPTHLVGLNKLPLTAIEPTPEGGLRLGALATNADTAWNEEVKRRYPLLNQAILAGASPQLRNMATNGGNLMQRTRCYYFYDTATPCNKREPGSGCGAIGGLNRIHAILGASEQCIATHPSDMCIALAALAPTVRVSGPNGERTIPFEDFHRLPGNTPERDNNLQPGELIISLDLPAKGFEKNFSYLKLRDRNSYAFALVSVAAALELDGGTITDARLALGGVAHKPWRDQEAENLLKGQPATPETFARAAAKVVESAVGQGSNNFKIELARRAIVRALKQAAEGSQHASDVFLNSNP; encoded by the coding sequence ATGAACCCTTTCACTTACACCAGCCCTACGGCCGTCGAGGACGCCGTGCGCGACAATGCCGGCCACCCGGGCGCATCTTACATCGGAGGCGGCACCAATATTCTGGATTTGATGAAGGAAAACGTGGCGCGCCCCACCCACCTCGTCGGTCTGAACAAGCTGCCGCTCACGGCTATTGAGCCTACCCCCGAAGGCGGCCTGCGCCTGGGCGCTCTGGCCACCAACGCCGATACAGCCTGGAACGAGGAGGTAAAGCGCCGCTACCCGCTGCTCAACCAGGCTATTCTGGCCGGGGCCTCGCCCCAGTTGCGCAACATGGCCACCAACGGCGGCAACCTCATGCAGCGCACCCGTTGCTACTACTTCTACGACACGGCTACCCCCTGCAACAAGCGCGAGCCGGGCTCGGGTTGTGGGGCCATAGGCGGCCTCAACCGTATTCATGCCATTCTGGGGGCTAGTGAACAGTGCATTGCTACCCACCCCTCGGATATGTGCATTGCCCTGGCTGCCCTGGCTCCAACGGTGCGCGTGAGCGGGCCGAACGGCGAGCGGACCATTCCGTTCGAGGACTTCCACCGCCTGCCCGGCAACACCCCGGAGCGCGACAACAACCTGCAGCCGGGGGAGCTGATTATCAGCCTCGACTTACCCGCCAAGGGCTTCGAGAAGAACTTCAGCTACCTCAAGCTCCGCGACCGAAACTCCTACGCCTTCGCCCTGGTATCGGTGGCGGCGGCCTTGGAGCTGGACGGTGGCACTATTACGGATGCTCGCCTGGCCCTGGGCGGCGTGGCCCACAAGCCCTGGCGCGACCAGGAGGCCGAAAACCTACTCAAAGGCCAACCCGCTACCCCCGAAACCTTTGCCCGTGCCGCGGCCAAAGTGGTAGAAAGCGCCGTAGGGCAAGGTTCCAACAACTTCAAGATTGAGCTGGCCCGTCGCGCCATCGTGCGGGCCCTCAAACAGGCCGCCGAAGGCAGCCAGCACGCATCCGACGTCTTTTTAAACTCGAATCCATGA
- a CDS encoding Crp/Fnr family transcriptional regulator, with product MLDALRTYFSGKLPLTEAQFADLAGLLTLRHLARHEVLVRQGEVGRYGAFVLKGCLRSFVTDERQKEHILQFAPENWWISDQHSLARQQPALFSIDALENSEVLVFGPAFYTRLHSFGPEFQTFFYQLLQNSLVALQRRLIGVLSAPAEARYQEFLLLYPTLARRLPQRHIAAYLGITPESLSRIRGERARGEG from the coding sequence ATGCTCGACGCCCTGCGTACCTACTTCTCGGGTAAGCTCCCGCTCACCGAAGCTCAGTTTGCAGACTTGGCCGGGTTGCTTACCCTGCGCCACCTGGCCCGGCACGAGGTACTGGTGCGCCAGGGAGAGGTAGGGCGCTACGGGGCGTTCGTGCTGAAGGGCTGCCTGCGCAGCTTCGTGACGGACGAGCGGCAGAAGGAGCACATCCTGCAGTTCGCGCCCGAGAATTGGTGGATTTCCGACCAGCACAGCTTAGCGCGGCAGCAGCCGGCGCTCTTTTCCATTGACGCCTTGGAAAACTCCGAGGTGTTGGTGTTCGGGCCGGCCTTCTACACCCGGCTCCACTCCTTCGGGCCAGAGTTCCAGACGTTTTTCTACCAACTCCTGCAAAACAGCCTGGTGGCCCTGCAGCGCCGCCTGATCGGGGTGTTGAGCGCCCCTGCCGAGGCGCGCTACCAGGAGTTTTTGCTGCTCTACCCCACGCTGGCCCGGCGGCTACCCCAGCGCCACATTGCAGCCTACCTCGGCATCACACCCGAATCCCTGAGCCGCATTCGGGGTGAGCGGGCTAGGGGAGAGGGGTAG
- a CDS encoding (2Fe-2S)-binding protein produces the protein MLHQSTTSAAADGGVAAPPPTGTVRLTINGQQHTLQLAPWTTLLDALREYAHLTGTKKGCDHGQCGACTVLVNGKRINSCLSLAVMHEDHDITTIEGLGSEENLHPLQQAFIDHDAFQCGYCTPGQICSAQGLLNEGRAHTEAEIKEHMSGNLCRCGAYAGILNAVKEVVEKELKMKN, from the coding sequence ATGCTACACCAATCCACTACCTCCGCGGCGGCGGATGGCGGGGTTGCTGCCCCACCGCCTACCGGCACGGTGCGCCTCACCATCAACGGCCAGCAGCACACGCTGCAACTCGCTCCCTGGACCACCCTGCTCGACGCCCTGCGCGAATACGCCCACCTCACGGGCACTAAAAAAGGCTGCGACCATGGCCAGTGCGGCGCCTGCACGGTGCTCGTGAACGGCAAGCGCATCAACAGCTGCCTCTCGCTAGCCGTCATGCACGAAGACCACGACATCACCACCATCGAAGGCCTGGGCAGCGAGGAGAATTTGCACCCCCTGCAGCAAGCCTTCATCGACCACGACGCCTTCCAGTGCGGCTACTGCACCCCGGGCCAAATCTGCTCGGCCCAGGGCCTGCTCAACGAAGGCCGCGCCCACACCGAAGCCGAAATTAAGGAGCACATGAGCGGCAACCTCTGCCGCTGCGGGGCCTACGCCGGCATTCTCAATGCGGTGAAGGAGGTAGTGGAGAAAGAATTAAAAATGAAAAATTAA